GCTAAGTATTACAGATATCACTACCAACAAGGACGGACTTGTTAGTCGGTATCAGGCAACATGCGAAAACAGCCTAAACGGCACGACTACAACGGGAACCGAAAAGCTTTCACCAGGAGAAGCGGCCGATGTCTGCCTATCCGCGCTTGCCGGCACATTAGGACTCACCGAGGTAAGCAACAGTAGTGGCAGTGGTGACAACAGTAACAGTGCTAACTTTGACGGTTCCAAGGTTTACACCGATCCTCAGATAGCCATAATGCGAGCAACGGTCTATAGCGAACGACTCAGTCTAAATTTCTCTTATGAGTACACCACCGCCATGTCGAAAACGGAAACCCTATATGCCCCGAATGGAGAAAGGGTCACACTAAAAATTGAAGGTGTTTATGACAATGGTTGTGGTGGCTGGCATGCAAACTGCTTAAATGACTTTAACGCTAGGAAAGCAACAGGCGAGACTGGGGATTATCCGTTCGACACGGCCATCGACTGCCTAGCCAACCTCGCCGCAGACCTAATAAAAAATGACGGCATGACTACCACTCCTCCTAATGGCCCTGTGTGCGCTTGCGCTGCCGGAGCGTCAAACAACTCGTCCCGAATAATCAGTGGTGTCTCTTGCACGATAACCCGCACATGCAAGTCTGATTGCAGCGGATACAATGAACCCGATCCTTGTGTTGCAGCAGTTTCTAGCGCTCTAGGCGCAGAAGACGAGCTTTATTCACCAGCCTCAGGCGGATCATACGCAACGCTCAGTCTGAGTATCGACAGTATTTCGGATAGCCTCGTGACATGTAGTGGTGGTGGCACGACGATGACGAGATATTCAGCTAGCGGCTGCATATCTAGCCTTAAAAGCTACATAGTGAATCAAGGAGTTTGGTCAACATCAATACCGTAATAAAACTTATTTAAAAAAATATTTCAAACTTCAACTTTAAAACAAAATGACTTCCCACACCCACATCACGCACCGCAATCAGACTGCCGCCGTCGGCTACATCCCGCTCATGAATTTTTTGATTCTGTGGGCGCACCGCCGCGACCGCTTCATTCTCGAGCACGCGCTGAATGGTGTGCTGCTGACGATTTATTTACTCGGCGCGTATTTCTTGATTCCGGATTTTGGAATCTACATCGCGCTGATTTTCATCGCCGGTGTCGCCGCCGGATTCATCCACGCTTCGAGTGGTCGCGAATTTCGCCTGCCGCTCATCGCGGACTTCGTCGATTGGCTGGCGAATTTTTTTGACAAAAAATAAAAGTCTCTCTAGACTCACCAACAATTTGTGCCCAAAGTTTTTTTGGGAAAGTTGATTTTTAGTTTCATTTTTGAGTTCCAAAAATTTCGGCTCCGTTTTTCCGGCAGAACTTTTCGCGAAGTTGAAGAGTGAATTTGCCGAGAAAAAAAGCTTCACCTTCTCGGGCGCGGGGAATTTTTCGGCGAAGAGCCTGCTCGCCGACAAACTTTTGAATGGCGAAAAATTGACGCTCTGGGTGGTGAATGATGCGGGCGAAGCGAATGCGCTCGCCGCGCACCTCGCCGAGTGGCAGACGCGACCGATTAAAATTTTCGCCGCGGAGAAATCCGACGAGACTGAGCGCGAACGCGTTTTGCGCTTGATTCGCGAAGCGATCGCGCTCGAGACGAGCGGCGTGATTTTGATCACGACTTTTCGCGACGCGCAGACGCTCTTGCCGAATCTCCGTCAGCTCGAAAAAGCCAGCCTCGAAATTCGCGCCGGCACGGAGCTCAATCGCACGGAGTTTTTCAATGACTTGATTGCGCGCGGTTATACGAATGTCGATAGCGAAACGGAAATTTGGCCGGGCAATTATCGCGCCATCGGCGGCGTGATCAAAGTCGCGTTACCGAACGCGGAAAGTATCTTCGCGCTTGAGCTCGACGGCGAAATGATTGAGTCGATTACGAATCTGCAAACTGGTGCGAAAATCGAGACACTGAAATTGCTGCCAATCGACGCGGACAACGAAGCGGTCGATCTCGTCACAGCACTCCCCGACGGCGCGCTCGTCATCGCCGATGAAATTATCGGCGAAGAAAATAGCGGTCGTGGCCTCGACAACGACGGCGCCGAGTTACCTTCAGTCGAAACTTGGCTCGCGCGGAATCCAGCGGTGCGGAAATTATTTTTCACGAGCTTCCCGGACGAAGAAGTCGAATTCGCGCACCTGCGTTTTTTGAGCGTGCTGAAATTCGTCACACCGCGCGACCTGCTCGATGACCTGCGCATGAAAAAAGACAGCGGTTGGCAAGTCCTGATTTTGACGAAACAAAAAACCGAGCTCGAGAATATTTTGAACGAATACAATTTTGTCTTTGGCGGCACGACAAAAATTAATGTCCGTGAGCTCGCCGAAGATGATTTCTCGCCGCAGGCTTTCCAAAATCCGGAAATGAAAATCGCCGTCCTGACCGACCGCGAGATTTTCGGCTTTCAGCGCGGTGGCAAAAATGTGAGCGAACAAAAGGTTTACCTCGATTTCATTACGAGCCTGAAAAATGGTGATTTCGTCGTGCACCTCGACCACGGCATCGGTATCTTCCGCGGCATCGAGCAGAAAACAGTCGATGAAATCACGCGCGAATATCTGCGGATTGACTACGCCGCGGGCGACAAACTTTTCGTCCCGATCGACCAAGCGGACAAAGTCAATCGCTTCATCGGCACGGGCGATGCACCGCCCCGCCTGACGCGCCTCGGCAGTGCGGAGTGGACGACCGTGCAAAAACGCGTGGCTGCCGAGACGAAGAAGGTCGCGAAAGAATTGTTGAATCTCTACGCGGCGCGTGCGGCAGCGACCGGTGTGCGCTTCCCCGGCGACGGTCCGAAGCAAGCTGAATTTGAGAAAAATTTTCCTTACGAAGAAACACCCGGGCAGCTGCGCGCCATCGAAGATGTGAAGTCGGATATGGAAGATTCGAAGCCGATGGATCGGCTCGTCTGTGGCGATGTCGGTTTCGGCAAAACTGAAGTCGCGCTGCGCGCGGCATTCAAAGCGGCGATGGCGGGGAAACAAGTCGCCTTCATTTCGCCGATTACGATTTTGACCGACCAACATTACAAATCTTTTTCGAAACGCTTGGAAGGTTTCGATGTGAGCTGTGAAATGCTGAGTCGCTTCAAAACTCCGGCGCAACAGAAAAAAATCCTCGCCGGACTCGCCGCTGGCAGCGTGCAAATCGTGATCGGGACGCACCGCCTGCTTCAGCCCGATGTGAAATTCAAAGACTTGGGGCTCGTCATCATCGATGAAGAGCAACGCTTCGGCGTGAAGCAAAAAGAAAAATTGAAAGAGCTGCGCAAGCAAGTCGACATCCTGACGATGACGGCGACGCCGATTCCGCGCACGCTGAATATGGCTCTGAATAAGCTGCGCGACATCACGACCATCAGCACTCCCCCGCCCGGTCGTTTGCCAATCGTCACCGAGGTGCGCCACTTTTCGTGGCACCTCATCAAGGAAGCGATTGAAAAAGAAACCGCGCGCGCTGGCCAAGTTTATTTTTTACACAATCGCGTCGCGACCATCGAAGGCATCGCTGATAAATTGCGCAGCCTTTTGCCCGAAGCGAAATTCGTCGTCACCCACGGACAGCTGAAAGCTGACGATCTCGAGAATCGCATTCTGGATTTCAAAAATGGGAAATTCGATGTGCTCGTCTCATCGGCGATTATCGAAAATGGTATCGACCTGCCAAATGCGAACACGCTCATCGTGAATGACGCCGAGAATTTCGGTCTGTCCCAGCTGTATCAATTGCGCGGACGCGTCGGGCGCAGCCGCAAACAGGCTTACGCGTTTTTCATGTACAACACGCGCCATCTGAAAACTGACGCGAAGAAGAGGTTGCGCGCGATTGTCGAAGCAAGCGAACTCGGCGCAGGATTTGAAATTGCGATGAAGGATTTGGAAATTCGTGGCGCGGGCGATATCCTCGGGGCGAGCCAAAGCGGCGCAATCAATGTCGTCGGCGTTTCGCATTTCGTCAGAATGCTGAATCAAGCGGTCGAAGATCTCAAAGCGGGCAAGAAACTCGAGACTGGCGAAGAAACAGTCGAGAAAAAAACCGATGTCAATCTCGAAGTACCACTCTCCGCTTTCATCCCGACGAGCTATATTTCCGACACGAAGGAAAAGATTCGGGCTTACCAGAAACTATCGGCAGCGGATTCCGTCGAGGATTTGAACGAACAGAAGCTGGAGCTCATCGAGGAGTTCGGGCATTTACCAATCGAAGTTGTGAATCTTTTGAAAGTCATTCGCCTGAAATTAGCGTGCCGCAAAGCGAATGTCGTCGCGGTGAAAGTCGGGCGCGTCTCGCCGAAGAAGCGCGAAGCCCTCCTCTCACTCGGCGCGAAAGTGCGCCCAGGAAATATCTTGAGCGCGCTGCAGGAAAATCCAGCGTGGCAAATCTCGGGTGACAAATTGAAAATCGACATCGGCGCGCTCGGCGTCGACTGGCTCAGCGGAATTCAGAAAACAGTCGAAGCCCTCGGCATCGAAATCCGGAGTGACGAAGTCCTTCCGAAGTTCCGCCCTAGCGGAACGAAGGAGGATGCAGTCTTGCCGAAAAATATCTAAAATCAATTCAGTTCATTCTTAGCGATACAAAAATTGAGAAACTAAAAACATTCACTCATTTGATTATTTAATTATTTAATTATTCAAACATTCACTCATTTGTAAAAAATGCTTAAACTTATTTGTAACTCCTGCCAAAAGGAATTCGCGCTCGCGGAGAATCGCGTCGTCTGCGACTGTGGTGGTCTGCTCGACCTCGTCCAGCCGCTTGAGGAGCTGAAAAAACTCGACCTCAAAAAAACTTTCGACGCCAGGCTCGGCAGCCGCACACTCTTAGACGGCAGCGGCGTTTGGCGTTTTCGAGAGCTTTTGTTTCCCGCGCAGAAAATTATTTCCAAATGGGAAGGCAATACCCGCCTGTATTTCTCAGAGAAAATTTCGCAGGAAATCGGCGCGGAAATATTTTTCAAACACGAAGGTGAAAATCCGAGCGGCAGCTTCAAAGACCGCGGCATGACTGCCGCCATCACCGCCGGTGCTTCCGCTGGATGCCGCAATTTCGTCTGCGCCTCGACCGGCAACACCTCCGCCAGTCTCGCGAGCTACTGCGCTGATGCCGGACTGAATGGCATCGTGATTATTCCGGAAGGCAAAATCGCGTTTGGCAAATTGAGCCAGGCTTTAGCTTTCGGCGCGAAAGTGCTGCAAATCAAGGGAAATTTTGACGCTGCGATGCAGCTCGTCAATGAGCTCAGTCGCAAATTCGATCCCGAGAATCCGAGCGAGTCGGTTTATATTTTGAATTCGGTGAATCCGTTTCGCGTCGAGGGTCAGAAAACCATCGTGCTGGAAATTTTGCAGCAGCTGAATTGGGAGGCACCGGATTGGATCGTGCTGCCTGCCGGAAATCTGGGCAATACTTCGGCTTTCGGCAAAGCCATCACGGAAGCTTTCGCGCTCGGACTGATTGCGAAAAAACCGCGCATTGCTGTCGTGCAAGCGGCTGGTGCGAATCCCTTTTTCAAATATTTCCAATCCGGCTGGACGAAATTCGAACCGGTCGCAGATCCGGAAACGATTGCAACTGCAATCAAAATCGGCAATCCCCAAAGCTACTTGCGCGCGAAAAGAGCCATCGAGTCGACGGATGGCGTCGTCCTCGAAGCCAGCGAAAACGAAATTTTGGATGCGAAGGCGACCATCGATGCCGCCGGCATCGGCTGCGAACCCGCCTCGGCCTGCTCGCTCGCCGGCATTCGCCAGCTCGTGAAATCCGGTGAAATTAAAAAGGGACAAAAAGTCGTCGGCGTGCTGACCGGTCATCTTTTGAAAGATCCGGACACGACCATCGACTATCACCTCGGCAAGCTCGCGAATGTCGAGATTACGAAAGCCAATCGACCAATCGCCATCGATGCGACCGTAGATGCTTTTTTAAGCGCAATTCGCTAAAATGGCACGGTGAAAAAAGATTTTCTCTCCATCACCGACCTTTCGAAGGAGCAAATTTTGGAAGTACTCAATGTCGCGGGGAATGAAAAACGCGGCGTGACTTCGGAAATTTTGCACGGCAAACAAATCGCGCTGTATTTCGAAAAACCAAGTTTGCGCACCAAAGCTAGCTTCGAAGTCGGCATCCATGAGCTCGGCGGAGACTTCTCGTATTTCTCGACCGTCGATGTCGGCAAGCTCGGTGAGCGCGAGAGCATCGACGATTTTGCCAAAGTTTTGTCGGGTTATTTTGATTTAGTGGTCGCGCGCGTTTTCGAGCACGAGAATCTGGAAAAATTCGCGGAGGTCTCAGAAATTCCCGTCGTCAATGCACTTTCCGACCGTGAGCATCCCTGCCAAATTCTCGCCGACCTACTCACGATTCGCGACAAACTCGGTCGCGTGAATAATTTCAAGCTCGTCTATCTCGGCGACGGCAACAATGTCGCACTTTCGCTCGCGCTCGCCGCGGAAATTTTGGGTTTCGAATTCGTGCTCGCCGGTCCGAAGAAATACCAGCTCGAATATCCGCAAATCAAACAGACCGAAAATCTCGACGAAGCACTCGCCGATACAGATGTGATTTACACCGACACCTGGAATAGCATGGGCGAACCGAAGAAATCGGATGAGACGATTTTGACGCCTTTTCAGCTGAATGCTGCAGTGCTGAAAAAAGCCAAACCCAGTGCCATCGTGCTGCACTGTCTCCCCGCCCACCGCGGCAAGGAAATCACGGACGAGGTGCTCGACGGTCCGCAGTCCGTCGTCTTCGCCCAAGCCGCGAATCGCTTGCCCGTCCAGAAAGCTTTGCTCGCGAAGATTTTTGCGCGGGCGTTCTGATTCGGCGAAAACGCGTCGCGTACCACCAAGCTGCTCCGAGTAAAATCGGCACGACGAGCGGAGTGAGATTTTGGTTGAGGATTTTGAAAAAGAGCAGCGCGTTGAAAATCGCGTGCAAAA
This window of the Patescibacteria group bacterium genome carries:
- the mfd gene encoding transcription-repair coupling factor, coding for MSSKNFGSVFPAELFAKLKSEFAEKKSFTFSGAGNFSAKSLLADKLLNGEKLTLWVVNDAGEANALAAHLAEWQTRPIKIFAAEKSDETERERVLRLIREAIALETSGVILITTFRDAQTLLPNLRQLEKASLEIRAGTELNRTEFFNDLIARGYTNVDSETEIWPGNYRAIGGVIKVALPNAESIFALELDGEMIESITNLQTGAKIETLKLLPIDADNEAVDLVTALPDGALVIADEIIGEENSGRGLDNDGAELPSVETWLARNPAVRKLFFTSFPDEEVEFAHLRFLSVLKFVTPRDLLDDLRMKKDSGWQVLILTKQKTELENILNEYNFVFGGTTKINVRELAEDDFSPQAFQNPEMKIAVLTDREIFGFQRGGKNVSEQKVYLDFITSLKNGDFVVHLDHGIGIFRGIEQKTVDEITREYLRIDYAAGDKLFVPIDQADKVNRFIGTGDAPPRLTRLGSAEWTTVQKRVAAETKKVAKELLNLYAARAAATGVRFPGDGPKQAEFEKNFPYEETPGQLRAIEDVKSDMEDSKPMDRLVCGDVGFGKTEVALRAAFKAAMAGKQVAFISPITILTDQHYKSFSKRLEGFDVSCEMLSRFKTPAQQKKILAGLAAGSVQIVIGTHRLLQPDVKFKDLGLVIIDEEQRFGVKQKEKLKELRKQVDILTMTATPIPRTLNMALNKLRDITTISTPPPGRLPIVTEVRHFSWHLIKEAIEKETARAGQVYFLHNRVATIEGIADKLRSLLPEAKFVVTHGQLKADDLENRILDFKNGKFDVLVSSAIIENGIDLPNANTLIVNDAENFGLSQLYQLRGRVGRSRKQAYAFFMYNTRHLKTDAKKRLRAIVEASELGAGFEIAMKDLEIRGAGDILGASQSGAINVVGVSHFVRMLNQAVEDLKAGKKLETGEETVEKKTDVNLEVPLSAFIPTSYISDTKEKIRAYQKLSAADSVEDLNEQKLELIEEFGHLPIEVVNLLKVIRLKLACRKANVVAVKVGRVSPKKREALLSLGAKVRPGNILSALQENPAWQISGDKLKIDIGALGVDWLSGIQKTVEALGIEIRSDEVLPKFRPSGTKEDAVLPKNI
- the thrC gene encoding threonine synthase, with product MLKLICNSCQKEFALAENRVVCDCGGLLDLVQPLEELKKLDLKKTFDARLGSRTLLDGSGVWRFRELLFPAQKIISKWEGNTRLYFSEKISQEIGAEIFFKHEGENPSGSFKDRGMTAAITAGASAGCRNFVCASTGNTSASLASYCADAGLNGIVIIPEGKIAFGKLSQALAFGAKVLQIKGNFDAAMQLVNELSRKFDPENPSESVYILNSVNPFRVEGQKTIVLEILQQLNWEAPDWIVLPAGNLGNTSAFGKAITEAFALGLIAKKPRIAVVQAAGANPFFKYFQSGWTKFEPVADPETIATAIKIGNPQSYLRAKRAIESTDGVVLEASENEILDAKATIDAAGIGCEPASACSLAGIRQLVKSGEIKKGQKVVGVLTGHLLKDPDTTIDYHLGKLANVEITKANRPIAIDATVDAFLSAIR
- the argF gene encoding ornithine carbamoyltransferase, translated to MKKDFLSITDLSKEQILEVLNVAGNEKRGVTSEILHGKQIALYFEKPSLRTKASFEVGIHELGGDFSYFSTVDVGKLGERESIDDFAKVLSGYFDLVVARVFEHENLEKFAEVSEIPVVNALSDREHPCQILADLLTIRDKLGRVNNFKLVYLGDGNNVALSLALAAEILGFEFVLAGPKKYQLEYPQIKQTENLDEALADTDVIYTDTWNSMGEPKKSDETILTPFQLNAAVLKKAKPSAIVLHCLPAHRGKEITDEVLDGPQSVVFAQAANRLPVQKALLAKIFARAF